ATGATTTGCTACTGTTGGCAGCTACTTTTTGTTCCCAAACTAAAGAGTTTGAGCCTTCCTTGGCAAAATCAATACGTTTGGGCGTTTGGGCGGAAGAGATTGTTACAAAAGCCACGTTGAGTAATAACACGGCTAGGAAAGAAAAGAAGTTTTTTTTCATGTTGATATGTTAAAAAAGTTATTCTTCGACAAGATATTTTTGAGTCAAATATCTTATCTGTAAGACTTTTTCAAATTACTATTTTTTTAACATTCTTGCTAACAGAACAATAAAAACTTAAAATTGTCCTAGCCAATAACTGTTATTGAAGCCCTAAAAATTTACAGGGTTTTAAATAGAGTAACCTCAGATACTGGTTAAAGCCTTGTTGAGTATGATTTTTATAGCTTCTTAGCCATTGCGTCAATCGCTAGCCCTACTATTATGGCAATGATTTCAAATGTGAGAAACCCAAACAAATAAGCAATAATTGCTTTGAAGTAATTTTTGAAGCCTCCTCCAAAAAACTGCCCAATAGACCAAGCTATATAGATTAATATTCCGCCATATAAGATTGTATCAAAAATGGTATTGGTGACAAATTTTGTAAACAGAGGATGTATCGTAAACAACAACATACATTCGCCAATGACAAAACATAACAGAACCCCTATTTCATAGATATTGTACGATTGCTTTTTGAACAAAATCTTGGTCCAGATGGCAATAAATACCAACATCAAAATATTGGCATATCCATAATTGTCTTGTACCCACAGCATCACATTACTTACACCCGAAATTCTATACTGTTGATTAAGTTGTTCTTCGGTAAACACGTCTACCTTCAAACTACTGGTAATCAAACTATAAACTACCGAACAAAGAATCAAAAAAGTTACAGGTTTGGTACAGGCGTTTCTGTTGGTATTAAGATAATGATGGATTAGTTTGCTAGGACGCAGCAATAGTTCGGCAACAGTAAATAAAAAACCTTTTTCATAGCCAATTAGGTTAAGGAACTCATCGAGGGCATATTTCCCATCAACTCTTGCCAATAATACTTTTTGCTGATTTTCTGCCAATATTTTATCATTATTATCGATACTGTTATTCATAAACTTTTAATTATTTATTGATACAATAGATTTCAACAGCCCAATTTACTAGGAATCAAGCCAAAATCCTTCTGCAATTATAGTGAGGTTTGGGCTAAATGGTTAGGTTATTGATTTTCACTATTTAAGTATTATACAATAGCCACTTAGTAACACTTGCTCTGCAATCATTTACTCCATAATTATCCAAAGCAAAATTGCTTCAAAAATTAACGCAGTAGGCTACCCAGTTTTGTCTTGAAGTATATTTGTTAAAAATATTCCAACCATTACTGGAAAAATAATTAATGCTTCTAATGCTCTTGTTCTTGGAATAATTATTAGTTGTCCTCCAATGATTTCAGCAAGTCCAACAAGTAGCATAAGCCACCCTATTTCTATAAAGGCACTAAAAGCTTTTACCATTTTTTCTGGTATTGGTATATAATTGAAAAACCTGTTCAGTCCTGCATTACAGCTAATACAAAAAGAGTTTTCGATTTAAGCGATACTTTCATTTTCTGTATATGTTTTAAAATTGTTTAATATTGATTGCCAACCACCTTTTTGCATTTCAATTGGATTTTGATTTTCAGGGTCAAAACTCACAATAAGTTCTGTTTGACTTCCCAAACTTTTAAACTCAACAGTAGCTGTTCGTCCACCAAATTCATAAGTAAATTCCTTGCCTTCAACGATTTTGGAATACACTGCTTCAAAGTCAAACCCAAAACTTTTATCTTTGGCTTCCATTCTTGCTTTATAAGTTCCTCCAACTTTCATATCGTTTTCAGCTTTGGGACAGTGCCAACTTGGGTCAGCAAAATTCCAATTTACAATGTGTGATGGATTGGTGTAATAATCCCAAACTTTTTTTGTGTCTGCATTTATGATTGCAGTTACCGTGATTTTGTTGTCCATTTTTTGATTTTTTAACGTTTGTAATTGTTGTAGGTTGCACTACGCTAACAGATTGGGGATTTGCAATGGTGGTGCAATCGAAGTACAAATCCTCAATCGAGAAACTACCGTTGAACTTTGCACTATTTCAAAACCCTTGTTGGCGGTATTTTCTATTTTATCCACTTTGCAATGGTGTTTATAAACTCTGTTTGCTGGTCAACAAATGGATAATGTGAACAGTTGTCAATAACTTTAAAATTCTGTTTCTTGACTATTTTCCTCATATCATTTAATTGCTTTTTTGAAAAAATTTGGTCTTGTTGCCCATAGATAGCAAATAATTTGACTTGTTTTTTAAGGTTTTTTAAAATTGGTTTTGTGTCAATATTATTTTTGCTTTCGTTTTGGTAGAATAAAATGGGTGCGTTGTCATTTCGGATATTATTTTTTCCAAAAGCACTTTGCTCATAATTGTCTCGAAGTTGATTTGCTTCCTTTGTTGGAAATGGCATTTTGAAATAATTATTTTTACTCGCAATTTCATAACATTGTTGTCGATACTCAGCAGAATTTTTTGGAAGCTTTTCAATTTCTGCAATTTCAGAAAGCATCAAATGGTCTTTTTGTGCCGAATAGATTTTTTTCGTCGTTCCCAAGATATGGTCATACGTTTCTTGTTGGGAAAACAAAGCACCTGCAAGTATCAAAGATTTTACCTTTTCAGGATTTTGTTCTGTAAAAAGTGTTCCAACTAAACCGCCAAAACTATGAGCTATCATATTTGCTTTTTTGATGTTGTATTTTTGGTAAATATGATTCAAATCATTTATTGCTTCTTGGAAAGTAAAAGTTGCCCTTGTGTCTATAGAACGGCCTTCGCCTCGTCTGTCATAAACAATTACATAAAAGCCTTTTTCTGCTAACTTTTCGGCTGTTGTTCCTTCAAAAAGTGTTGAGTTTCCTCTTGGGCCGCCATGAATAAAAATAATCGCAGGGTTTTCGCTTTGTCCATACGATTTGGAGTAAATGGGATTTGGCTGTGCATTTATTGTCAGCGATGTTAAGATATAAAATAGGAATAAATATGTTTTTTTCATTTGCCATTTATTGTTTTGCGGTGTAGTTGGTCAAAATAGCTGCTAACGGCAGTTTGTAAAAAACTTAACGTTGAACAACTCATATCTGCTAGTCTTTATTCAATACAATATTGGTAATAGTTTTTACTCTTT
The DNA window shown above is from Flectobacillus major DSM 103 and carries:
- a CDS encoding alpha/beta hydrolase — protein: MKKTYLFLFYILTSLTINAQPNPIYSKSYGQSENPAIIFIHGGPRGNSTLFEGTTAEKLAEKGFYVIVYDRRGEGRSIDTRATFTFQEAINDLNHIYQKYNIKKANMIAHSFGGLVGTLFTEQNPEKVKSLILAGALFSQQETYDHILGTTKKIYSAQKDHLMLSEIAEIEKLPKNSAEYRQQCYEIASKNNYFKMPFPTKEANQLRDNYEQSAFGKNNIRNDNAPILFYQNESKNNIDTKPILKNLKKQVKLFAIYGQQDQIFSKKQLNDMRKIVKKQNFKVIDNCSHYPFVDQQTEFINTIAKWIK
- a CDS encoding SRPBCC family protein, which gives rise to MDNKITVTAIINADTKKVWDYYTNPSHIVNWNFADPSWHCPKAENDMKVGGTYKARMEAKDKSFGFDFEAVYSKIVEGKEFTYEFGGRTATVEFKSLGSQTELIVSFDPENQNPIEMQKGGWQSILNNFKTYTENESIA
- a CDS encoding DUF3667 domain-containing protein, translated to MNNSIDNNDKILAENQQKVLLARVDGKYALDEFLNLIGYEKGFLFTVAELLLRPSKLIHHYLNTNRNACTKPVTFLILCSVVYSLITSSLKVDVFTEEQLNQQYRISGVSNVMLWVQDNYGYANILMLVFIAIWTKILFKKQSYNIYEIGVLLCFVIGECMLLFTIHPLFTKFVTNTIFDTILYGGILIYIAWSIGQFFGGGFKNYFKAIIAYLFGFLTFEIIAIIVGLAIDAMAKKL